One stretch of Juglans microcarpa x Juglans regia isolate MS1-56 chromosome 3D, Jm3101_v1.0, whole genome shotgun sequence DNA includes these proteins:
- the LOC121253994 gene encoding beta-glucuronosyltransferase GlcAT14A gives MGAEKRWLFTLFAAALFSVLLLLLLTSVSSFSSPKPFPSIVHHGAHYPPAFAYYISGGRGDGNRILRLLLSVYHPRNRYLLHLAVEASDEERRRLAASVRSVPAIRAFGNVDVVGKPDRLTYMGSSNIASTLRAAAILLRMDGGWNWFITLSAMDYPLLTQDDLSHVFSSVSRDANFIDYTSDLGWKEAQRFQPIVVDPALYLARRSQIFHATENRKTPDAFKVFTGSPWVILSRSFLEFCVLGWDNLPRMLLMYFTNVVLSQEGYFHSVVCNSPEFMNTTVNSDLRYMIWDNPPKMEPLFLNSSDFDQMVQSGSAFARQFHKDDPVLNMVDAKILKRGRYQAVPGAWCSGRRSWMMDPCSQWGDVNVLKPGPQAKKFEESITNLLDDWNSHTNQCK, from the exons ATGGGAGCTGAGAAGAGATGGCTATTCACGCTCTTTGCTGCCGCATTGTTCTCTGTTCTCCTTCTCTTATTGCTCACTTCTGTCTCTTCCTTCAGCTCCCCAAAGCCCTTCCCTTCTATCGTACACCACGGTGCGCACTATCCGCCCGCCTTCGCCTACTACATCTCTGGCGGCCGCGGAGACGGGAACCGGATCCTCCGCCTCTTGCTATCCGTCTACCACCCGCGCAACCGGTACCTCTTGCACCTCGCGGTGGAGGCCTCCGACGAGGAGAGACGCCGACTGGCCGCGTCTGTCAGGTCCGTGCCAGCGATTCGGGCTTTCGGAAATGTGGACGTGGTGGGCAAGCCCGATCGTCTTACCTACATGGGCTCCTCGAATATCGCTTCCACGCTTCGCGCCGCGGCGATACTGTTGAGAATGGATGGTGGGTGGAATTGGTTTATTACTTTGAGCGCGATGGATTACCCTCTTCTTACTCAGGATG ACCTGTCCCACGTGTTTTCTTCTGTCAGTAGAGACGCCAATTTCATTGATTACACCAGTGACCTTGGATGGAAAGA AGCTCAAAGGTTTCAGCCTATTGTAGTCGATCCAGCTTTATACTTGGCCCGAAGGAGTCAAATTTTTCATGCTACAGAGAATCGGAAAACACCAGATGCTTTCAAAGTATTCACAG GTTCCCCATGGGTGATTCTGAGCAGATCCTTTCTGGAATTTTGTGTACTTGGTTGGGATAACCTACCCCGAATGCTTCTCATGTATTTTACCAATGTGGTTTTGTCCCAAGAAGGATATTTTCATTCTGTCGTTTGCAATTCACCAGAGTTTATGAACACCACTGTGAACAGTGATTTGAGATATATGATCTGGGATAATCCCCCAAAGATGGAACCACTCTTTCTGAATAGCTCTGATTTTGATCAAATGGTCCAAAGTGGATCTGCTTTTGCAAGACAATTCCATAAAGATGATCCAGTGCTGAACATGGTTGATGCCAAGATTCTAAAGCGTGGGCGTTATCAAGCTGTCCCAGGGGCTTGGTGCTCTGGGCGGAGGAGCTGGATGATGGATCCTTGCTCCCAGTGGGGTGATGTCAATGTCTTGAAGCCTGGGCCTCAAGCAAAGAAGTTTGAAGAGTCCATCACGAACCTTCTTGATGACTGGAATTCACACACAAATCAGTGCAAATGA
- the LOC121253995 gene encoding heavy metal-associated isoprenylated plant protein 22-like has translation MGALDFLSDYFTISTRRKKRKVVQTVDIKVKMDCDGCVRRVKNTVSNLKGVKTVNVDRKQSRVTVTGYAEPNKVLNKVKSTGKKAEFWPYVPYNLVAYPYVAQAYDKKAPSGFVKNVVQALPSPNATDEKLTSLFSDENPNAYCSIM, from the exons ATGGGTGCTCTCGACTTTCTCTCAGATTATTTCACCATTTCCACCCGAAGAAAGAAACGCAAAGTAGTGCAG ACTGTTGATATCAAGGTGAAAATGGACTGTGATGGCTGTGTAAGGAGAGTTAAAAATACTGTTTCCAACCTGAAAG GCGTAAAAACTGTGAATGTTGACCGGAAGCAAAGCCGGGTAACTGTAACTGGATATGCGGAGCCAAACAAGGTCTTAAACAAGGTGAAGAGCACCGGAAAGAAAGCTGAGTTTTGGCCATACGTTCCATACAACTTGGTGGCTTACCCCTACGTGGCTCAGGCCTATGACAAGAAGGCACCGTCCGGTTTCGTGAAAAACGTAGTCCAAGCCCTCCCTAGCCCAAATGCAACAGACGAGAAGCTCACTTCCCTCTTCAGTGATGAAAATCCAAATGCATATTGTTCGATCATGTAA